In Candidatus Tectomicrobia bacterium, a genomic segment contains:
- the tcuA gene encoding FAD-dependent tricarballylate dehydrogenase TcuA: MAKASERFDVVVVGCGNAALCAALSAHDGGARVLVLEKAPEAWRGGNSAFSGGLFRFAFKGVEDIYELVPDLSDEEKATYEIPAYTSEQFFDDLARLTEYETDGDLASTLIGESLPTLKWMRTKGLRLVPAAGRQAFKVGGKLRFWGGLVLEIVGGGRGLIDSLLDAVKKTDIEIRFETKAARLLTDHQSGAVTGAEARGPEGPYEVHAPSVVLASGGFEANAEMRCRYLGPGWELARVRGTPYNTGDGIRMALEIGAQSYGHWSGCHAVQWDLNSPPYGSLTVGESYQKHSYPFGILVNVEGRRFLDEGADFRNYTYAKYGHVVLKQPRRTAWQVFDQKVVHMLRAEYRIREVTKVEAGTLEKLAEGMEIDVGGFVKTVKEYNASIRKDVEYDPTIKDGKCTVGIDPPKSNWALPLDAPPYVAYGVTTGITFTFGGVRVNTKAEVLNTENAVIPGLFAAGELVGGVYYFNYPGGAGLTLGAVYGRLAGASAARRAAKLRAG; this comes from the coding sequence ATGGCCAAGGCAAGCGAGCGGTTCGACGTGGTGGTGGTCGGCTGCGGGAACGCGGCGCTGTGCGCGGCGCTCTCGGCCCACGACGGGGGCGCCAGGGTGCTGGTGCTGGAGAAGGCGCCCGAGGCGTGGCGGGGCGGGAACTCGGCGTTCTCGGGCGGGCTCTTCCGCTTCGCCTTCAAGGGCGTCGAGGACATCTATGAACTCGTGCCGGATCTCTCCGACGAGGAGAAGGCCACGTACGAGATCCCGGCCTACACGAGCGAGCAGTTTTTCGACGACCTGGCCCGCCTGACCGAGTACGAGACCGACGGCGACCTGGCCTCGACCCTCATCGGCGAATCCCTCCCGACCCTGAAGTGGATGCGGACGAAGGGCCTCCGGCTCGTCCCCGCCGCCGGGCGGCAGGCCTTCAAGGTCGGCGGCAAGCTGCGCTTCTGGGGCGGCCTGGTCCTCGAGATCGTGGGCGGGGGCCGGGGCCTCATCGACTCGCTCCTCGACGCCGTGAAGAAGACAGACATCGAGATCCGCTTCGAGACGAAGGCGGCGAGGCTGCTCACCGACCACCAGAGCGGCGCCGTCACGGGCGCCGAGGCGCGGGGCCCGGAGGGGCCCTACGAGGTCCACGCCCCCTCGGTGGTGCTGGCCTCGGGCGGCTTCGAGGCGAACGCCGAGATGCGCTGCCGCTACCTCGGCCCCGGCTGGGAGCTGGCCCGGGTCCGGGGCACGCCCTACAACACGGGCGACGGCATCCGCATGGCGCTCGAGATCGGCGCGCAGTCCTACGGCCACTGGAGCGGCTGCCACGCCGTCCAGTGGGACCTCAACTCGCCCCCGTACGGGAGCCTGACCGTGGGCGAGTCCTACCAGAAGCACTCCTACCCCTTCGGCATCCTGGTGAACGTCGAGGGCAGGCGCTTCCTGGACGAGGGGGCCGACTTCCGCAACTACACCTACGCGAAGTACGGGCACGTCGTCCTCAAGCAGCCGCGGCGCACGGCCTGGCAGGTGTTCGACCAGAAGGTCGTCCACATGCTCCGCGCCGAGTACCGCATCCGCGAGGTGACGAAGGTCGAGGCGGGCACCCTGGAGAAGCTCGCCGAGGGGATGGAGATCGACGTCGGGGGCTTCGTCAAGACGGTGAAGGAGTACAACGCCTCGATCCGGAAGGACGTCGAGTACGACCCGACGATCAAGGACGGCAAGTGCACCGTGGGCATCGACCCCCCGAAGTCGAACTGGGCGCTGCCCCTCGACGCGCCCCCTTACGTCGCCTACGGCGTCACGACCGGGATCACCTTCACCTTCGGCGGCGTGCGCGTGAACACCAAGGCCGAGGTGCTGAACACCGAGAACGCGGTCATCCCGGGCCTCTTCGCGGCGGGCGAGCTGGTGGGGGGCGTCTACTACTTCAACTACCCGGGCGGGGCGGGCCTCACCCTTGGGGCGGTCTACGGCCGGCTGGCCGGGGCGTCGGCGGCCCGGCGCGCGGCCAAGCTCCGGGCCGGATGA
- a CDS encoding cation:proton antiporter, translated as MSLDPSLSVAVVLIAAGVLALEFRISGAVTEIFAGMLLGFFVQGLIAVEWFNFLAHFGILALMFMAGFEVDVNRIRATWKASVGIGMASLLVPVAGLFAVCHYLLSLPPKVSLLMGVGLSTTSLALTYQSLKDRNLLGQQSGATLMGAASVVDVLSMVLLAATLGNVGWGTAVFLAFVIPTLIGLPRLSRWVLRRYRGNAVEFEMRFLLMVLLGLGFLSGHAGIHPAIVAFTVGLVLGELAVDHEELEVKLRGIVFSLLAPIFFLHAGAQMNLRVIDLKVAGVAALLFAVVYGLKYLAARVATRLLTSLNGHFAGVLLNYQLTFGIIAASVGLQEGFLDQKLYSVILMGVVASIVLSMYLLQEVQAEVDR; from the coding sequence TTGAGCCTGGATCCGTCGCTCTCGGTGGCCGTTGTCCTCATCGCGGCGGGGGTGCTGGCGCTGGAGTTCCGCATCTCCGGCGCCGTGACCGAGATCTTCGCGGGGATGCTGCTCGGCTTCTTCGTCCAGGGGCTGATCGCCGTCGAATGGTTCAACTTCCTGGCGCATTTCGGCATCCTCGCGCTGATGTTCATGGCGGGCTTCGAGGTGGACGTCAACCGAATCCGCGCCACCTGGAAGGCGAGCGTGGGCATCGGCATGGCCTCCCTCCTGGTCCCCGTCGCCGGGCTCTTCGCGGTCTGCCACTATCTGCTCTCCCTGCCCCCCAAGGTTTCGCTGCTCATGGGGGTGGGGCTCTCCACGACTTCGCTGGCCTTGACCTACCAGTCCCTCAAGGACCGGAACCTTCTCGGCCAGCAGAGCGGCGCCACCTTGATGGGGGCGGCCTCGGTGGTGGACGTGCTGAGCATGGTCCTCCTCGCGGCCACCCTGGGGAACGTGGGGTGGGGGACGGCCGTCTTCCTGGCGTTCGTCATCCCGACCCTCATCGGGCTTCCCCGCCTGAGCCGGTGGGTCCTGCGGCGCTACCGGGGGAACGCGGTCGAGTTCGAGATGCGCTTCCTCCTGATGGTCCTCCTGGGCCTCGGGTTCCTGTCGGGGCACGCCGGCATCCATCCCGCCATCGTCGCCTTCACGGTGGGGCTGGTGCTGGGCGAGCTGGCCGTGGACCACGAGGAGCTCGAGGTGAAGCTCCGCGGAATCGTCTTCAGCCTGCTGGCGCCGATCTTCTTCCTCCACGCGGGCGCGCAGATGAACCTCCGCGTCATCGATCTTAAAGTGGCGGGGGTCGCCGCCCTTCTGTTCGCGGTGGTGTACGGGCTGAAATACCTGGCCGCCCGGGTGGCCACCCGGCTGCTCACGAGCCTGAACGGCCACTTCGCGGGCGTCCTGCTGAACTACCAGCTCACCTTCGGGATCATCGCCGCGAGCGTGGGCCTGCAGGAGGGCTTCCTCGACCAGAAGCTCTACTCCGTCATCCTGATGGGGGTGGTGGCCAGCATCGTCCTCTCCATGTACCTCCTCCAGGAGGTGCAGGCGGAAGTGGACCGGTGA
- a CDS encoding ATP-grasp domain-containing protein, with protein sequence MKRALLLMTTATYRAKAFLEAARAAGVRVAVGTDRPDVLGDLNPGGSLTLDFLKPEREAGAIAAFAERYPLDAIVPVDEDTTILGALAAERLGLPYHPPGAARAARSKYQLRQVLSEEGIPAPGFRLLAAEEDPARLARTVRYPCVLKPTFLSASRGVIRANDEREFEAAFRRVAAILREPGTAGRGGAEAGMILAEDYIPGIEVALEGLMIRGELHALALFDKPDPMEGPFFEETIYVTPSRLPRAKQEEIARQAGRAARALGLREGPVHAEFRLNEGGVWPLDIAGRSIGGRCSEALSFGDGLPLETLILCQALGVAPPSLEREGEASGVMMIPIPAAGVLRGVEGKEEALAVPGVRGVEIAIHAGGRVVPLPEGEKYLGFIFAKGKTPEEAEAALRRAHARLKFRIDPEDKEPEAET encoded by the coding sequence ATGAAGCGCGCGCTTCTCCTGATGACGACGGCCACCTACCGGGCCAAGGCCTTCCTGGAGGCGGCCCGGGCGGCCGGGGTGCGGGTGGCGGTCGGCACCGACCGCCCCGACGTGCTGGGGGACCTCAACCCGGGGGGCTCGCTCACCCTGGACTTCCTGAAGCCGGAGCGGGAGGCGGGGGCCATCGCGGCCTTCGCGGAGCGCTACCCCCTCGACGCCATCGTGCCCGTCGACGAGGACACCACCATCCTGGGCGCCCTGGCGGCGGAGCGGCTCGGGCTCCCCTATCACCCGCCCGGGGCCGCCCGCGCCGCCCGGAGCAAGTACCAGCTCCGCCAGGTGCTCTCGGAGGAGGGCATCCCGGCGCCGGGCTTCCGCCTCCTGGCCGCCGAGGAGGACCCGGCCAGGCTCGCCCGGACGGTCCGCTACCCCTGCGTCTTGAAGCCCACCTTCCTCTCGGCGAGCCGGGGGGTGATCCGCGCCAATGACGAAAGAGAGTTCGAGGCGGCCTTCCGGCGGGTCGCGGCCATCCTGCGGGAGCCGGGCACGGCCGGGCGCGGGGGGGCGGAGGCGGGGATGATCCTGGCCGAGGACTACATCCCCGGGATCGAGGTGGCGCTCGAGGGCCTGATGATCCGGGGCGAGCTCCACGCCCTCGCCCTCTTCGACAAGCCCGACCCGATGGAGGGGCCCTTCTTCGAGGAGACGATCTACGTCACGCCCTCGCGCCTGCCGCGCGCCAAGCAGGAGGAGATCGCCCGCCAGGCCGGGCGGGCCGCGCGGGCGCTGGGCCTCCGCGAGGGGCCGGTGCACGCCGAGTTCCGGCTGAACGAGGGCGGCGTCTGGCCGCTCGACATCGCCGGGCGCTCCATCGGGGGGAGGTGCTCGGAGGCCCTGAGCTTCGGGGACGGGCTCCCGCTCGAGACGCTCATCCTCTGCCAGGCGCTGGGCGTGGCGCCGCCCTCCCTGGAGCGGGAGGGGGAGGCCTCGGGCGTCATGATGATCCCCATCCCGGCGGCGGGGGTGCTGCGGGGGGTGGAGGGGAAGGAGGAGGCCCTGGCGGTGCCGGGGGTGCGGGGGGTGGAGATCGCCATCCACGCGGGCGGGCGGGTGGTGCCCCTCCCCGAGGGGGAGAAGTACCTGGGCTTCATCTTCGCCAAGGGGAAGACGCCCGAGGAGGCCGAGGCGGCCCTGCGCCGGGCCCACGCCCGGCTGAAATTCCGGATCGACCCAGAGGATAAGGAACCCGAGGCAGAAACGTAG
- a CDS encoding glucose 1-dehydrogenase codes for MPHPLFDLSGRKALVTGAGRGIGRTLAVGLAQAGADVALADIDLSQAGEAKAQIEALGRRCALIRADVTDMASAERMVAEAADALGGLTILVNNAGTNVRKTLDEVTEADWDKVLDLNLKSYFFITRRAGQEMRKAGGGKVINLASLMGWSVFRSPRGQTYGPYASSKGGVISLTRSFAVEWGKANIQVNAICPTFIETPLTQVLKEDKAVYDAICLRTPMGRFGRMEELVGPCIFLASAASDLVTGISLLVDGGWHAG; via the coding sequence ATGCCGCATCCCCTGTTCGACCTCTCCGGCCGCAAGGCGCTCGTCACCGGCGCGGGGCGGGGCATCGGGCGCACCCTGGCGGTGGGCCTCGCCCAGGCCGGGGCGGACGTGGCCCTGGCCGACATCGACCTCTCCCAGGCCGGGGAGGCCAAGGCCCAGATCGAGGCCCTCGGCCGCCGCTGCGCCCTCATCCGGGCGGACGTGACCGACATGGCCTCGGCCGAGCGCATGGTGGCCGAGGCGGCGGACGCCCTGGGCGGGCTGACCATCCTGGTGAACAACGCGGGCACGAACGTGCGCAAGACGCTGGACGAGGTGACCGAGGCCGACTGGGACAAGGTCCTCGACCTCAACCTCAAGAGCTACTTCTTCATCACCCGGCGGGCGGGGCAGGAGATGCGGAAGGCGGGGGGCGGAAAGGTGATCAACCTCGCCTCGCTCATGGGCTGGAGCGTCTTCCGCAGCCCGCGCGGCCAGACCTACGGGCCCTACGCCTCGAGCAAGGGGGGGGTCATCTCCCTCACCCGCTCCTTCGCGGTCGAGTGGGGGAAGGCCAACATCCAGGTGAACGCCATCTGCCCCACCTTCATCGAGACCCCCCTGACCCAGGTGCTGAAGGAGGACAAGGCCGTCTACGACGCCATCTGCCTGCGCACCCCGATGGGCCGCTTCGGCCGGATGGAGGAGCTGGTGGGGCCGTGCATCTTCCTGGCCTCGGCCGCGAGCGACCTGGTGACGGGGATTTCTCTGCTCGTGGACGGGGGCTGGCACGCGGGGTAG